The following are encoded together in the Paludisphaera mucosa genome:
- a CDS encoding aspartate kinase yields MSLLVQKFGGTSVADSDKILAAARRAIQAHQRGDQVLVVVSARGHTTDELVALAREINDRPPAREMDMLLSTGEQVSVALMAMAVEALGVPAISFTGAQIGLVTDSFHTKARIRNISTERMQAALDAGRIVIVAGFQGVDENYNITTLGRGGSDTTAVALAAVLGASACEIYTDVDGVYTTDPRIVPEARKIERISYDEMLELASLGAGVMHSRSIEFAKKYGVPIHVRSSFSDAAGTWIVAEADARRLGVPVTGAALAKDEARITIQGVPDRPGVVHRIFHTISKAAIVVDMIVQNVAVEGRAEVSFTVAKGDLPETLSAAEAAAHAVGAIGVQHDAEVAKVSVVGLGMRTHTGVATTMFEALAKEGINIQMITTSEIKISVLVARPKAAAALRAVHKAFLLEMVHAAPPSPFVPGPSSKRAMKLVPLADPDADPDLPQGMEDLVIAGVDLDETQANVSLFGVPDEPGYAARVFRAIGEAEVFVDMIVQNVSLEGMTDLSFTVPRESADRAAAAVRPFGGGKVAVEPHLAKLAVSGVGMRTHTGVATAMFRALADASINIKLINTSEVRINVGADSAGGKLALESLRKAFALDER; encoded by the coding sequence GTGTCATTGCTCGTGCAGAAGTTCGGCGGGACGAGCGTCGCCGATTCGGACAAGATCCTGGCCGCCGCGCGGCGGGCCATCCAGGCGCATCAGCGGGGGGACCAGGTCCTGGTCGTCGTCTCGGCCCGCGGCCACACCACCGACGAGCTGGTCGCACTGGCCCGCGAGATCAACGACCGGCCCCCGGCGCGCGAGATGGACATGCTGCTCTCCACCGGCGAGCAGGTCAGCGTGGCGCTCATGGCCATGGCCGTCGAGGCCCTGGGCGTGCCGGCGATCAGCTTCACCGGCGCCCAGATCGGCCTCGTGACCGACAGCTTCCACACCAAGGCCCGGATCCGCAACATCTCCACCGAGCGGATGCAGGCGGCGCTCGACGCGGGCCGGATCGTCATCGTCGCCGGCTTCCAGGGGGTCGACGAGAACTACAACATCACGACCCTGGGCCGGGGCGGGTCCGACACCACGGCCGTCGCGCTGGCGGCCGTGCTCGGGGCCTCGGCCTGCGAGATCTACACCGACGTCGACGGCGTCTACACCACCGACCCCCGGATCGTCCCCGAGGCCCGCAAGATCGAGCGGATCAGCTACGACGAGATGCTCGAGCTGGCCAGCCTGGGCGCCGGCGTGATGCACTCGCGGTCGATCGAGTTCGCCAAGAAGTACGGCGTGCCGATCCACGTCCGCAGCAGCTTCTCCGACGCCGCCGGCACCTGGATCGTCGCCGAGGCCGACGCCCGCCGCCTGGGCGTCCCCGTCACCGGCGCGGCCCTGGCGAAGGACGAGGCCCGGATCACGATCCAGGGGGTGCCCGACCGCCCCGGCGTCGTCCACCGGATCTTCCACACGATCTCCAAGGCCGCGATCGTCGTCGACATGATCGTCCAGAACGTCGCCGTCGAGGGCCGCGCCGAGGTCAGCTTCACCGTCGCCAAGGGGGACCTCCCCGAGACCCTCTCGGCCGCCGAGGCCGCCGCCCACGCCGTGGGCGCGATCGGCGTGCAGCACGACGCCGAGGTCGCCAAGGTCTCGGTCGTCGGCCTGGGGATGCGGACCCACACCGGCGTCGCCACCACCATGTTCGAGGCGCTCGCGAAGGAGGGGATCAACATCCAGATGATCACCACCAGCGAGATCAAGATCAGCGTCCTGGTCGCCCGGCCCAAGGCCGCCGCCGCCCTCCGCGCCGTGCACAAGGCGTTCCTGCTGGAGATGGTCCACGCCGCGCCGCCGTCGCCGTTCGTCCCCGGCCCGTCGTCCAAGCGGGCGATGAAGCTCGTCCCCCTGGCCGACCCCGACGCCGACCCCGACCTGCCGCAGGGGATGGAAGACCTGGTGATCGCCGGCGTCGACCTCGACGAGACCCAGGCGAACGTCTCGCTGTTCGGCGTCCCCGACGAGCCCGGCTACGCCGCGCGGGTCTTCCGCGCCATCGGCGAGGCCGAGGTCTTCGTCGACATGATCGTCCAGAACGTGAGCCTGGAGGGGATGACCGACCTGTCGTTCACCGTCCCCCGCGAGTCCGCCGACCGCGCCGCCGCGGCCGTCCGCCCGTTCGGCGGCGGCAAGGTGGCCGTCGAGCCCCACCTGGCCAAGCTCGCCGTCTCGGGCGTCGGCATGCGGACCCACACCGGCGTCGCCACCGCCATGTTCCGCGCCCTGGCCGACGCCTCCATCAACATCAAGCTCATCAACACCAGCGAGGTCCGCATCAACGTCGGCGCCGACAGCGCCGGCGGCAAGCTCGCCCTGGAGAGCCTCCGCAAGGCGTTTGCGCTGGACGAACGGTGA
- a CDS encoding type II toxin-antitoxin system Phd/YefM family antitoxin, translating to MSTITIQEAQARLSEVIHRLAPGEEIVITEDDRPVARLTLTATPQQRPRRLGTMRGTILHMAPDFDEPLDDFREYVARIW from the coding sequence GTGAGCACCATCACGATCCAGGAAGCCCAGGCCCGCCTGTCGGAGGTGATCCATCGGCTCGCGCCCGGCGAGGAGATCGTCATCACCGAGGACGACCGTCCCGTGGCCCGCCTGACCCTGACCGCCACTCCCCAGCAAAGGCCCCGCCGGCTGGGGACGATGAGGGGGACCATCCTTCACATGGCCCCGGACTTCGACGAACCGCTCGACGACTTTCGGGAGTACGTCGCCAGAATCTGGTGA
- a CDS encoding argininosuccinate synthase: MAREKIVLAYSGGLDTSVAVKWINETYDMDVIAYTCDLGQGQDIHAIRDKALRTGAVDAIAEDARNLFIDYFVWPSLMAGALYEGKYPLATALGRPLIAQLMVRVAREHGATAVAHGCTGKGNDQVRFDVTFQTLAPDLKIVAPVREWKWTRTQELEYAAKHGIEVEATKKSIFSTDQNIWGRSIEAGILEDPWVAPPAETFQWTVDPKDAPDEPEEVEITFEQGRPTAWNGVEMDGIELIEAANKTAGKHGVGRIDHIENRLVGIKSREIYEAPGAVLLNEAHKELEFLTLSKESQRFKTHVSQTYADLIYNGLWFSQLHQDLMAFTVSNQQYVSGVVRMKLYKGGLIVVGRKSPHSLYRHELATYEEGDQYDATAAMGFIKIHGLGQTTQAKHQLLNTKGGGRPRLELPSIIPPDTAR; this comes from the coding sequence GTGGCGCGTGAGAAGATCGTCCTCGCCTACAGCGGCGGCCTCGATACGTCGGTGGCCGTCAAGTGGATCAACGAAACGTACGACATGGACGTCATCGCCTACACCTGCGACCTCGGGCAGGGGCAGGACATCCACGCGATCCGCGACAAGGCGCTGCGGACCGGCGCGGTCGACGCGATCGCCGAGGACGCCCGCAACCTCTTCATCGACTACTTCGTCTGGCCGTCGCTGATGGCCGGCGCGCTCTATGAGGGGAAGTACCCGCTCGCCACGGCGCTGGGGCGGCCGCTGATCGCGCAGTTGATGGTCCGCGTCGCCCGCGAGCACGGCGCGACGGCCGTGGCTCACGGCTGCACCGGCAAGGGGAACGACCAGGTCCGGTTCGACGTCACGTTCCAGACGCTCGCCCCGGACCTCAAGATCGTCGCCCCGGTCCGCGAGTGGAAGTGGACCCGGACGCAGGAGCTGGAGTACGCCGCCAAGCACGGCATCGAGGTCGAGGCGACCAAGAAGTCGATCTTCAGCACCGACCAGAACATCTGGGGCCGCTCGATCGAGGCCGGGATTTTGGAAGACCCCTGGGTCGCACCCCCGGCCGAGACCTTCCAGTGGACCGTCGACCCCAAGGACGCCCCCGACGAGCCCGAGGAGGTCGAGATCACCTTCGAGCAGGGCCGCCCGACCGCCTGGAACGGCGTCGAGATGGACGGCATCGAGCTGATCGAGGCCGCCAACAAGACGGCCGGCAAGCACGGCGTCGGCCGGATCGACCACATCGAGAACCGCCTCGTCGGCATCAAGTCGCGCGAGATCTACGAGGCCCCCGGCGCGGTCCTGCTCAACGAGGCCCACAAGGAGCTGGAGTTCCTCACGCTCTCGAAGGAATCGCAGCGGTTCAAGACGCACGTCAGCCAGACGTACGCCGACCTGATCTACAACGGCCTCTGGTTCAGCCAGCTCCACCAGGACCTGATGGCGTTCACGGTCTCGAACCAGCAGTACGTCTCGGGCGTGGTCCGGATGAAGCTGTACAAGGGGGGCCTGATCGTCGTCGGCCGCAAGAGCCCGCACAGCCTCTACCGCCACGAGCTGGCGACCTACGAGGAAGGCGACCAGTACGACGCCACCGCCGCCATGGGCTTCATCAAGATCCACGGCCTCGGCCAGACCACCCAGGCCAAGCACCAGCTCCTCAACACCAAGGGCGGCGGCCGCCCCCGCCTCGAACTCCCCAGCATCATCCCGCCCGACACGGCGCGGTGA
- a CDS encoding histidinol phosphatase gives MHATKRLYWIAIAIATVVGGAAPPGLKRSPVERMATERLKATHDDVRAIRASRKPVEPSPGLIDHRAIFHAHAEDSAHTGGTRPEMLAEAKLAGVAAIFLSDHHRPPRDFFLDSWRGPRDGVLFVPGSEARGFLLCPTKSVLDKMEGPPSALLEAVRLDGGLAFLSHVEERPDHDMANLDGMEIYNRHADAKKDLAGVASLVLRLTDPAALRVLEDDLRRYPDELFGAQLTYPDDYLAKWDRETRAKRLTGVAANDCHHNQILIVKMVDPETVLVGTNVDRDDQMRRVSAKLRPGLREMTRGRAAGDVLARVDLDPYHRSFANVSTHLLAPEATESALREALRRGRAYVSHDWMCDPTGFRFDLIAEGKPVASMGDEIPYKPAGRIEARSPVPCKLRLVEGGRIVAEATGDRLEVGIEAPGAYRVEGCLTLDGEDRGWVYTNPIYVRAAPAQP, from the coding sequence ATGCACGCGACGAAGCGTCTCTACTGGATCGCGATCGCGATCGCGACGGTCGTCGGCGGGGCCGCCCCGCCGGGCCTGAAACGCTCGCCGGTCGAGCGGATGGCGACCGAACGACTCAAGGCCACCCACGACGACGTCCGGGCCATCCGGGCGTCGAGGAAGCCGGTCGAGCCGTCGCCCGGCCTGATCGACCACCGGGCGATCTTCCACGCCCACGCCGAGGACTCGGCGCACACCGGGGGGACCCGCCCCGAGATGCTCGCCGAGGCGAAGCTCGCGGGGGTCGCCGCGATCTTCCTGAGCGACCATCACCGGCCGCCCCGCGACTTCTTCCTCGACAGTTGGCGAGGGCCTCGCGACGGGGTCCTCTTCGTGCCGGGCTCCGAGGCCCGGGGGTTCCTCCTCTGCCCGACGAAATCGGTCCTCGACAAGATGGAAGGACCCCCTTCCGCCCTCCTGGAGGCCGTGCGGCTCGACGGCGGGCTCGCCTTCCTCTCGCACGTCGAGGAGCGGCCCGACCACGACATGGCGAATCTCGACGGGATGGAGATCTACAACCGCCACGCCGACGCCAAGAAGGACCTCGCCGGCGTGGCGTCGCTGGTCCTCCGGCTCACCGACCCCGCCGCGCTCCGGGTCCTCGAGGACGACCTCCGGCGGTATCCCGACGAACTCTTCGGCGCCCAGCTCACCTATCCCGACGACTACCTGGCCAAGTGGGACCGCGAGACCCGTGCGAAGCGGCTCACCGGCGTCGCGGCGAACGACTGCCATCACAACCAGATTTTGATCGTGAAGATGGTCGACCCCGAGACCGTCCTGGTCGGCACCAACGTGGACCGCGACGACCAGATGCGTCGGGTCTCGGCCAAGCTCCGCCCCGGGCTCCGCGAGATGACCCGGGGGCGCGCGGCGGGGGACGTCCTGGCCCGGGTGGACCTCGACCCCTACCACCGATCGTTTGCGAACGTCAGCACCCACCTCCTCGCCCCCGAGGCGACCGAATCGGCCCTCCGAGAAGCGCTCCGCCGGGGGCGCGCCTACGTCTCCCACGACTGGATGTGCGACCCGACCGGCTTCCGATTCGACCTGATCGCCGAGGGAAAACCGGTCGCCTCGATGGGCGACGAGATCCCCTACAAGCCCGCAGGCCGCATCGAGGCCCGGTCGCCCGTCCCCTGCAAGCTCCGCCTCGTGGAAGGCGGCCGGATCGTCGCCGAGGCGACCGGC